Genomic window (Ruminococcus flavefaciens AE3010):
TCCCGAAAACAAGTGTATGTGCAAGGAGTTCCGTGACCAGATAGCAGACCCGAATTTCGAGGGCTTCTGCCACTGTATGCTTTATTATAAGTCGCTTGAAGACTAATATGCGGTTTATCCCCGCCGCAGGCGGAGATACAGACCGCCTTTACGAAAAAGAGCTATAATAGGAGGTTAAATATGAAAGAAGTAGTTATCACAAAGGAAAACTTCCAGAAAGAAGTTCTGCTGTACAAGGATACACCTGTTCTTCTTGATTTCTGGGCAATGTGGTGCGGACCCTGCATGGCAATGGGACCCATTGTCGAGCTTGTTGCAGATAAGTACGCAGGCAAGGTAAAGGTAGGCAAGGTCAACGTTGACGAGCAGCCCGAGCTTGCATCGGCATTCAGAGTTGAGAGCATACCCATGCTTGTGGTATTAAAGGACGGAAAGATAGTAAAGCAGGCTGTGGGACTTCGTGATGAAGCAGCTTTGGTAGAACTGTTTACACTTTGATGAAAAAAGCTCACTGATGTGAAAATCAGTGGGCTTTATTATTGTAGGGGCGGATATTATCCGCCCGAAATGTAGGGGACGGCGCAGCTAACAGCTGCACGTACCCTCTGTCCTATGGACATCTCCCTGCACAGCAGGGAGTCACTCGACGTCACTTTATAATTTATGGGTTATTTGCGGAACGCCGAGGGCGGCGTTCCCTACAATTTTTTTTGGAAACTGCACGGAAATCATTTCCTTGATTGTATATATTAGTGAAGCGACGCTTCCACGGAAAGGAGGAATTACCATGAATGACAATTCAGCGCTGTACGCATTCAATAAATTCGGCGATACGGTCCTGCGGACTGCCTTTGCTATGACGGGAAGCTACCCCGAAGCAGAGGACATCACTCAGGAGGTCTTTCTGACTCTCCATGCTAAGCCGCAGGAATTTGAGTCCGATGAACACATGAAAGCATGGCTGCTTCGGTCAGCCATTAACCGCTGCAAAAACCTGAGAAAAAGTGCCCGTATTATAAGAAATTCTCCCCTTGACGACGAGCTTGCAAACACTCTCAGCTGCGAGTTCACACCGAGAGACAACGAGATAAGAGAGATGATAGCGAAGCTCCCCGAAAAATATTCATCGGTGATATTCCTCTACTACTATGAGGAGTACACCGTAAAGGAGATAGCTTCACTTCTCGGAAAGAACGAGAATACGGTCAGCTCGCTTTTGCAGCGCGGAAGAAAGAAACTGAAAACAGAGCTTGAAAAGGAGGGCTATGTTTATGAGACCTAATGAGTATGACGAGCTTCTGAAAAAGATAAAGTGCAGCGATGATTTCCGCAAGCGTATGCAGGAAAAGCTCAGCTCTCCAAGCATAGAGGTGACAGAGTATGAGGACAGCGTAAGCGGTACAGAGGTCATCACAGCAAAACACAGCTGGGGCAGATTTGCGGCTATGGCAGCAGCATTCGTACTTGTATGCGGAGCTGTGGGCGGCGGAGCATATCACCTTGCAAATACCAATAGAATAACAAAAGAAAGTTCTGATATATCAGAAATAAAAACAGAAGAAACAACAGAAGAAACAACTTCCATATTCAGCAAGCTTAAAGCAGAAAAAGAACTGTACCATGGTGACATGGTTTTTAAGCAGGATTCAGACGTAAAGTTTCGCAGTACAGGCTTGGATATTGAACCGTTCATAAGCTACATGGATCAGTTCAATATGGATAACGAGATAGACCAAGAGGATTTTGATGAAACAGGAAGAAGTATAACCATATATTTCTACGAAAAAAAGTGCGATGAAGAACTTAAAGCTAAGATCGAGCAGGCAGGTGACAGCGGAAAGGTAAGACTTTACGATGAAGAAAGCTATTCTTTCACGCTTTATAATAACGGCTGTTATACAATGACAGATACCGCAGAAAAAAGGACTACCTATCACTGCTTCAGCAACGGCGAAAAGGTGCTCAATGATATTCTTGAGATGTATGTTGACGATGAAATGCTTGAGCGTATCAACACAGTTTCAAAGACAGAAATGATGACAGCTCTCCAAAAAGGCTTTGACAACTATAACGACGGCAAAGCTTATTACTATCCTGCAAACTCAAACGAGCCCATAGATTGTATTGTCGGCGACCGCAGCGGCTTCAGGGACGAGCTCTGGGAGTTTGAATGGGAAAGAGCAGGTATACCGTCAGGTGATGTTGATTTCTATTATCTGGGCTTTACAATTAATGTTGACGGCTATATGCAGATCTACGTTGACGATATGGAGAATAATTACAAACTGAAAAACGACAGCGATCTTGAAGCATTCAGAGCTGTTCTAAAAAAGCATCTCTCCGCAATTACTGAATTTGATAATGTTACCCTTTCAAAGCAATATGTGCTTGATATGTTTGATGATAATTATACCGATGGTTCTGTTCTGTATAGCTTCTTCAACGGACAGATCACAGAAAACAGGAAATGTATCGTAAATGACGTTGACGGTCTTAAAAATGAGCTCTCTGATCTTGAATGGGTGGTATCCATAGGCTCAAGAGATGAAAATGAGGAGTTCAATGACTACTACAACTATGTTGCAGGAGTTAAAATAAGCCGAAACGGTTATATATATCCTGATAGCGGCAGTAAATATAATGCTGTTATCAAGCTTAAAAACGAAAGTGATCTTGAATTTTTCAGAAGCATCCTTGACACGCATATAGTACTCGATGATTATGGCAAAGTCGCTTCAAGGAGAGAGATACTTGATGCGTTTAATGAAGAATACAAGGGCGATATGGCAACATTCCATACCACTGACGGACAAGATGATAAGAGTAAAGTGTGTGTTGTTACCGATTATGATCTACTGAGAAATGAGCTTTCAAATCTTAAATGGTATAGCTGCAATACCGATGAAAAGGATATATACAGAGATTTCTATGTTGCAGGAGCTGTTATTAGCCGAAACGGCTACATCTACCCGCAGAGCGGAGATACACCTATGTGCGCATACAAGCTCATAAACGAAAACGACAAAGAGAGGCTCTGCGAGATACTGGACAAATATATACAAAATACAGAATGAATAAAAGAACATCTGAAAGTTGCTATTTTATAGATTATATGTTATAATATAAGAAAGTCTCCGCAGTCGGTATGGCTGCGGAGAAATTTTTTCGGAGGTATAACAATGAAGCTCATATCATGGAACGTCAACGGCTTCCGCGCCTGCCTGCAAAAGGGCTTTGAGGACTTCTTCAAGGCTGCGGACGCTGATATATTCTGCTTGCAGGAAACAAAAATGCAGCCCGATCAGGCGGACTTCACGCCCGAGGGCTACCACATATACTTTCACAGCGCCGTAAAGAAAGGCTACTCGGGAACGGCTGTATTCAGCAAGACCGAGCCCCTGTCCGTTACATACGGCATAAACGGCACTCACCTTGACGAGGGGCGCGTCATCACCTGCGAGTACGAGGACTTCTACTTCGTGTGCTGCTATGTTCCCAACGCACAGGACGGTCTGAAGCGTATCGACTACCGCATGGAGTTCGAGGACGACATGAGGGCTTATCTCTCGGAGCTCGACAAAAAGAAGCCCGTTATCTACTGCGGCGACCTCAATGTAGCTCATGAGGAGATAGACCTGAAAAATCCCAAGACCAACCGCGGCAACGCAGGCTTCTCAGACGAGGAGCGCGGCAAGTTCACGGAGCTTTTAGGAGCAGGCTTTGCGGATACCTTCCGCAGGCTCTATCCCGATACGGTTACGTATTCGTGGTGGTCGTACCGCTTCAAGGCACGCGAAAAGAACGCAGGCTGGCGTATAGACTATTTCGTGGTGTCGGAGCGCCTTATGGAGCGCGTGAAGAACTCGGAGATACTCACGGATATCATGGGCAGCGACCATTGCCCTGTTATGCTGACCGTTGAATAAGTAGGGGCGGTGACTCCCTGCACAGCAGGGAGTCACTCGACGTCCCGCAGGTCACGATAAAAACATAATGAACCGAATGTAGGGGCTGCCAAAGGCAGCCCGTCTAAATTTCATAGAAAACTGCGGGCGCCCAAAGGGCGCCCCTACAAAGGGCTGTCGAGGACGCCAGCTCCTACAAATTACTGATCACTTAGGGGCGCTTGAACAGCGCCCCTACATTTTATGTTCCAAAAGTCTTTTTAAAGCTCAGGTAATTCCGTCCGTCCTCCTTGCCGTATATGGCAAAGCACACATTGTCAAAGCGGCTTGCGGCAGCAAAGGAGTCCTCGGTGGTAACTGTGATGCTGCACATATCTCCCTCGGGTACAGCGGTTGTTTTCACAAGCTCCGACCCTCTTTCGGGGGACCATATCTCAACGGCTGTGAAGTCATTTTTCGGCAGATCTATACGTTTTCCGCCCACCTCGTAAAAGCCCTCGGCGGTTATTTTTATAGTCTCGTTTGCGACAGAAATATTATTCATACGGATACTCCCTTTTTTATTGATTATACAGTACCTCAGAGCTGTTGTCAAGCTATGGTCAATAATGCAACATCTTTATTGCATATAATCTCTTTTGTGCACAAGACAGTTGAAATGATGCGATATACCGTGATATAATATATGTAACAATTATGCAGCTAAGGAAGGAGACCGAGAGATGAGAAAGAACGGCCATGGGGATTATAAGGTCTCAGCTGCGGATATTGCAGAGAAAATGGGAGCAGGGTGGAATTACGGAAATACCCTCGAAGCCAATTTCGACGGAGAGCCGAACGAAACTGTATGGGGCAACCCAAGGGCTTCTCAGGAAATGGTTGATGCCGTTGCAGATGCAGGCTTCGGAACAGTCCGCATACCCATTTCGTATCTTAACAAAATAGACGACAGCAACGGCTTCAAGATAGATACACAATGGCTGGAGCGCATTGCTGAGGTAGTGGATTACTGCTACAACAGGGGACTTTTTGTTATTATCAATATCCACGGCGACGGCTACCATACTATCAACGGCAGCTGGCTTCTCTGTGACGGAGACGATCAGATCTTTATCAAGGAAAAATACGCGGCGGTATGGCGCCAGATAGCAGAGCGCTTCGCCGATTACGATGAGCACCTCATATTCGAGAACATGAACGAGGTCTTTGACGGTGTATACCACGAGCCCGTACCCGAATACTATGAGAATATCAACGACTACGCCCAGATATTCGTGAATACTGTCCGCAGTACAGGGGGGAACAACACTCACCGCTGGCTGCTTATAGCAGGCTGGAACACGGACATAAACTATACCTGCGGCGGCTACGGCTTTCATCTGCCCGATGACAGCATGAGTACTGCCGACGAGAACAGGCTGATACTGTCTGTTCACTGCTACGACCCGTGGGACTACTGCGGCGACGACCACAAGAAGATATTTCTCTGGGGCGAAAAGGGACAGGAGATAATCGAGCTCAGCCACGCCGATCCCTGCAATATGGCAGAATGGGGCGACGAGGAGCACATAAAGGCTCAGTTCTCAAAGCTGAAGAGGAAGTACATAGACAAGGGCATACCTGTTGTAATGGGCGAGTTCGGCTGCATAGACAGAACACACGAGGAGCTCCCCGACAGGATAGCCGAGAACCGCGCCTACTACGACGGCTTTGTGGCAGGTACAGCGGCGCAGAACGGCATAACTCCCGTTTACTGGGATAACGGCTACAACGGCAAGCACGGTTTCGGACTTTTCGACCGCCGAACTCTTACACAGACTCAGCCCGAGCTTATCGAGGCAATAGTCTGCGGCGTGAAGAACAAGGACCCCATGTCGGGACGAAGCGCATTGATACACAGATATACAGTATGAGTGAACAGCCATAAGGAGCTATCCTTTATGGCTGTTTTTTTTGTCCAATACTCAATTTCATTAAGGAACGCCCTCTCTTGCAGGGCGTTCCCTCTTGAAAAACAGTCCACCGGACTGTTTTTCAATTCACCCTTTGCGGAGCGCCTGACGTAATCGGGGTGACTCCCCATAAAATGGGGAGATGTCAACTTCGTTGACAGAGGGGACGGGTTGGTTAAGCTTTGCCCCGAACCCCACCAGAGGCGCTGCCTCTGGACTCTGCCAAAGGAACACAGTCCCTTTGGAATCCCTTTCATGGTATGAACTTACTTTTTGCGCAAAAAACACCTGCTTTGAGAAACAGAAAAAATTATTGAAAAACGATAATTTTCTATTGACAAATGATATTTTATGTGTTATACTATAGTCACAGTAAGAAATATGATACCGCGGAGGTGGTAACATGAAGCGTTTATTGCTTGTAGCTGTCATTGGTTTGACTGTATTTATGGCATGGGGCTGCGGAAACGGTATAAACTACGAACTGCCCGATGAACCTATAAAATTCAGCACTCAGACCTTTGTTTCTCCTGTAGATAAGAACGATACATACAGCGCCATAAAGTATAACGACAGGCTTTATATCCCTTACGGAACATTGGACAAGACACTTAAAGGCGACGATGTGGGTGAGTGTCTCGGTTATATAGTTCAGGACGGCGTCGCTGACAAAAATACGAGGGTATATGTCCTTACTGCTGATAAGGACGTTAATTATCTTGCAGAGATAAACACCGAGGGCTTTATGGATCAGCCCATATTTTTAAGGGCAGAGGATACCATAGGAAAGAATATTGATACTCCGTCATATATTGATAGCCTTAATTACGACATATGGCGATGAATAAATATAAAGGAGCATTTATTATGTGGAACAAGGACAAATCACTTTTTTTATCGCGGATACTGACTGTTGTGGCAGCCTTTGCAGCTGTGTTCGTAGCATTCTTTATCCCCACCATTGCAGACTGGTACAGGTACGAAATGGCTTTTGAAGCCGAGAGCGTTTTCTCAAGAGATACAATGTTTCTTCCCATGTGCGTGACGCTTTATATCTGTGATGTACTTGCACTTCTTGCATTGTGGAACCTGCATATCCTGCTGAAAAATATCAGTAAGGACCAGGTGTTCATTCCAAAGAACACCGCTTGTCTCAGGTGGATATCATGGATTTGCATGGGCGTGGGAGCAGTTCTCATGCTGTTCGGTCTGTGGAGCTCCATATTCGCATTCTTCGGAATGTGCGCAGTAATGTTCGGACTCATTATGAGAGTCCTCAAAAACGTATTTGAAAAGGCAGTAGAGATAAAGTCGGAAAACGACTTTACTATATAACGGGAGGTGTTTTTCATGCCGATTATTGTAAATCTTGATGTAATGATGGCAAAGAGAAAAATATCCTCTCAGGATCTTGCGGAAAAGGTGGGTATCACTACCGCCAATCTCTCTATACTGAAAACAGGCAAGGCAAAGGCAGTCCGCTTCTCAACTCTGGAAAGGATATGCGACGAGCTTGACTGCCAGCCGGGAGATATACTTGAATACAAAAGAGAGTAAGGGCTGAACTATGATAATGAAAATATTGAAAAGAGCAGTCGCGGTATTATTCATTTTCGGAGTTGTATGTGCAGTTTTCTTTGTGATACAGATGATAAGATACAGCTGAGACAAACGGATATACCGCATAAGTTCGGTACTGCGGCAAATGCTAAGCATACTATGCAGATATTTATAATATGTAAAAGGAGGCGCTGTTATGAAAAAGAATATTGCTGTAAAGCGTGAGCTCAGATGCACATACGGTATTGATATTGCACTTTGCGTGCTGAATTTTCTCATCTGCACCACACTTTGCTGGGGTGGAGCTCCATGGCTGAATATTGCAGGAGTAGTTGCCTTTGTAACAGCTCTTCTGCCGCTGACCGTTAAGCGTATGTACTACAGGGACGAGGTAAATCCCAAGTCCGTGGAAGTTATAATGATCGTGTACAGAATTTCTCAGGTCATGCTTATGATGTACGGTATAGACTATTTTCTGATAGCGGGTGTATGATATGAAAGTAAGCTGGAAAAGAACACTTATATGGCTGGCAGCAGCTCTTGTTACGCTGTTTATTCCCATGACTTCTATTTTGGGTATTTATGTGGCAATGATAGCAATATGCTATCTGGCTGCATCAATAATCACCACCGTAAAGCCTCACATACCCTATTCCATAGCGGCTGTGATACAGGCAGTGATAGTTACGGCAATATGCAGTGCTGATATTGAGGCTTCTGACAGCAATACGATCTATGCCGCCAGCGCATTTATGACGTTCATGTTTTTCGTACCGTTTCTGCTTATAATGGCGGCAGCAGTCTACTTCAAGGGCAGAAAAAAGGAAAAAGAGGAGCAGCACTATGAATGACCTTGATAATAAAAAGCCAAATGTGCCTGAGGCTGATATACAAGGCAATGAAAAAACAAGGAAACGGAAAATATAATGTGATCTTGTATAAAAGCAAGAGCTATTAAGGAGGATACACCATGAATAACAATATTTACGGACCGCAGACACCATATATACCGCGGCCTGTCACAGCCAAGGT
Coding sequences:
- a CDS encoding helix-turn-helix domain-containing protein, whose translation is MPIIVNLDVMMAKRKISSQDLAEKVGITTANLSILKTGKAKAVRFSTLERICDELDCQPGDILEYKRE
- the trxA gene encoding thioredoxin; translation: MQTAFTKKSYNRRLNMKEVVITKENFQKEVLLYKDTPVLLDFWAMWCGPCMAMGPIVELVADKYAGKVKVGKVNVDEQPELASAFRVESIPMLVVLKDGKIVKQAVGLRDEAALVELFTL
- a CDS encoding DUF2975 domain-containing protein; this translates as MWNKDKSLFLSRILTVVAAFAAVFVAFFIPTIADWYRYEMAFEAESVFSRDTMFLPMCVTLYICDVLALLALWNLHILLKNISKDQVFIPKNTACLRWISWICMGVGAVLMLFGLWSSIFAFFGMCAVMFGLIMRVLKNVFEKAVEIKSENDFTI
- a CDS encoding exodeoxyribonuclease III, giving the protein MKLISWNVNGFRACLQKGFEDFFKAADADIFCLQETKMQPDQADFTPEGYHIYFHSAVKKGYSGTAVFSKTEPLSVTYGINGTHLDEGRVITCEYEDFYFVCCYVPNAQDGLKRIDYRMEFEDDMRAYLSELDKKKPVIYCGDLNVAHEEIDLKNPKTNRGNAGFSDEERGKFTELLGAGFADTFRRLYPDTVTYSWWSYRFKAREKNAGWRIDYFVVSERLMERVKNSEILTDIMGSDHCPVMLTVE
- a CDS encoding RNA polymerase sigma factor; the encoded protein is MNDNSALYAFNKFGDTVLRTAFAMTGSYPEAEDITQEVFLTLHAKPQEFESDEHMKAWLLRSAINRCKNLRKSARIIRNSPLDDELANTLSCEFTPRDNEIREMIAKLPEKYSSVIFLYYYEEYTVKEIASLLGKNENTVSSLLQRGRKKLKTELEKEGYVYET
- a CDS encoding glycoside hydrolase family 5 protein; this translates as MRKNGHGDYKVSAADIAEKMGAGWNYGNTLEANFDGEPNETVWGNPRASQEMVDAVADAGFGTVRIPISYLNKIDDSNGFKIDTQWLERIAEVVDYCYNRGLFVIINIHGDGYHTINGSWLLCDGDDQIFIKEKYAAVWRQIAERFADYDEHLIFENMNEVFDGVYHEPVPEYYENINDYAQIFVNTVRSTGGNNTHRWLLIAGWNTDINYTCGGYGFHLPDDSMSTADENRLILSVHCYDPWDYCGDDHKKIFLWGEKGQEIIELSHADPCNMAEWGDEEHIKAQFSKLKRKYIDKGIPVVMGEFGCIDRTHEELPDRIAENRAYYDGFVAGTAAQNGITPVYWDNGYNGKHGFGLFDRRTLTQTQPELIEAIVCGVKNKDPMSGRSALIHRYTV
- a CDS encoding ferredoxin-thioredoxin reductase catalytic domain-containing protein yields the protein MKVTLNPDKEVVDRIKEGLKLKDGYCPCRLAKTPENKCMCKEFRDQIADPNFEGFCHCMLYYKSLED